From Bos mutus isolate GX-2022 chromosome 5, NWIPB_WYAK_1.1, whole genome shotgun sequence, one genomic window encodes:
- the LOC138987841 gene encoding endogenous retrovirus group K member 25 Env polyprotein-like → MVLSLQMERKYGFPFAMSVTKKDPETRLPREVMKLMQRVSSMTLEEPMRKRHHLNPYRTWAQMRNMTRQAEQTLKSTGTPMTPDKLFLAMLAVLSCSSGVSAEYVYWACRPNPPLLSIVDWVDKAPMIFTNDSTHFPSPWSTKRPILEEDEGKPINISVGFKTLPICFRSHPLCVTIFPQWWAYSANNGTASRLGMFAMASFLLNGSKRHYPGQIANYSNSLFQPEEPTCHTVSWRRKQEIQPLRWSDCQGQFGKVAIIQQNHTNHTFIFVDCGPHGLFVNCSEEQEEHHNCSWFNRSNIGGFHKSKTSFWADKDILLNWYNGGLSPP, encoded by the coding sequence ATGGTCTTGTCATTGCAGATGGAGAGGAAATATGGGTTCCCCTTCGCCATGTCCGTTACCAAGAAGGACCCCGAGACCAGACTCCCTCGGGAAGTGATGAAGTTGATGCAAAGAGTCTCGTCAATGACCCTGGAAGAGCCAATGAGGAAACGCCATCATCTGAATCCTTACCGGACATGGGCTCAAATGAGAAACATGACTCGTCAGGCTGAGCAGACACTGAAGAGCACTGGAACGCCTATGACTCCAGATAAGCTATTTCTGGCAATGTTAGCTGTTCTTTCCTGTTCCTCTGGGGTAAGTGCAGAATATGTTTATTGGGCATGCAGACCCAACCCACCACTTCTCTCCATAGTGGATTGGGTAGATAAAGCCCCTATGATCTTTACTAATGACAGCACGCATTTTCCAAGTCCCTGGTCCACAAAGCGACCAATCCTTGAAGAAGATGAGGGAAAGCCAATCAACATTTCCGTGGGATTCAAAACCTTGCCTATCTGTTTCAGATCTCATCCTCTTTGCGTGACTATCTTCCCACAGTGGTGGGCATACTCTGCCAACAATGGGACTGCTTCGCGTCTGGGAATGTTTGCTATGGCATCTTTCTTACTTAATGGCTCCAAGCGACATTATCCAGGCCAGATAGCCAACTATTCGAACTCGCTTTTTCAACCAGAGGAACCTACATGTCATACTGtatcttggagaagaaaacaggagataCAACCATTACGTTGGTCTGATTGTCAAGGCCAATTTGGGAAAGTTGCTATAATTCAGCAAAACCATACTAATCATACATTTATATTTGTTGACTGTGGACCTCACGGTTTGTTTGTAAACTGTTCTGAAGAGCAGGAGGAACATCATAATTGCTCCTGGTTTAATAGATCAAACATTGGAGGCTTTCATAAATCTAAGACAAGTTTCTGGGCTGATAAGGACATACTGCTGAATTGGTATAACGGGGGCTTATCACCCCCATGA